Proteins encoded together in one bacterium window:
- a CDS encoding ATP-dependent RecD-like DNA helicase, with the protein MNTQLTELCGSIEKVIYKNSETGFSIFTIKVNASESVIAKGLLTDIHQGETVSLQGIWAFHPKFGRQFDVKEYSTKAPASVEGIKKYLASGLIKGIGPKFAERVVDTFGEKTLEIIENQPHRLMEVGGVGHKRVAMFIQAWQEQKEISKVMIFLRGKDVSTAFAVKIFKAYGNESLEKIQKNPYQLVEDVWGIGFKSADQIALKLGLEPTSLDRIKAGITHAITEATNNGHLYLEISAAKEQTLQLLEINPEESQERLKQALHQLYEQNKITLISHNEKHFISLPKFYYSEKGIAKKIRFFLDNPSKLDVDFDAIYNYIRTPDKNGFELNEDQQRGILTCLQNNVSIITGGPGTGKTTLIKKFLEVLENDHIKFRLAAPTGRAAKRMFEGTGRNTETLHRLLEFSPATMGFVRNEQNALDLKFLIVDEASMIDVFLMHSIMRALPQKAHLVLLGDIDQLPSVGAGNVLNDIIASEKIPVVRLTQIFRQAQDSLIIVNAHRVNHGEFPTSAIPGSKKDFVFLKQEEPEEIFPLLRTIYTTKLQERGIHPDNTVVLVPMNRGTVGTQRLNQELQMILNPGSNEEKEISRFGQVYKINDRVMQIRNNYDKFIFNGDIGKITDIDKVNQKMIVTFGERALEYDFSELNELVLAYAISIHKSQGSEFDAVIIPIFMQHFILLQRNLIYTAITRAKKYCILAGQTKAIAMGIKNNKGVARNTFLKEFLTTDLEAR; encoded by the coding sequence ATGAATACACAATTAACAGAACTCTGTGGCAGCATTGAAAAGGTCATTTACAAAAATAGTGAAACCGGTTTTTCTATTTTCACGATCAAAGTAAACGCCTCGGAATCTGTTATAGCCAAAGGTCTTCTAACCGACATCCATCAGGGTGAAACAGTATCGCTCCAAGGAATATGGGCTTTTCATCCAAAATTTGGGCGACAATTTGATGTCAAAGAATATTCAACCAAGGCTCCGGCAAGCGTTGAAGGTATTAAAAAATACCTTGCATCAGGCCTGATCAAAGGCATTGGCCCAAAATTTGCCGAACGCGTAGTTGACACTTTTGGCGAGAAAACTTTAGAAATTATTGAAAATCAACCCCACCGACTGATGGAAGTTGGCGGGGTTGGTCACAAACGAGTTGCTATGTTTATTCAAGCCTGGCAGGAGCAAAAAGAGATTTCTAAAGTTATGATATTTTTGCGCGGCAAAGATGTATCAACAGCCTTTGCGGTAAAAATTTTTAAAGCGTATGGCAATGAATCATTAGAAAAAATTCAAAAAAATCCTTACCAGTTAGTTGAAGATGTGTGGGGCATTGGGTTTAAAAGCGCCGACCAAATCGCCTTAAAGCTCGGACTTGAGCCAACCTCACTCGATCGCATTAAAGCGGGCATTACCCATGCCATTACCGAAGCTACCAACAACGGCCATTTATATCTTGAAATTTCAGCCGCCAAAGAACAAACACTGCAGCTTCTTGAAATAAACCCTGAAGAAAGCCAAGAAAGATTGAAACAAGCGCTGCACCAACTGTACGAGCAGAACAAAATAACCCTGATCAGTCACAACGAAAAACATTTTATTTCGTTACCAAAATTTTATTATTCAGAAAAAGGCATCGCAAAAAAAATACGCTTTTTCTTAGACAACCCATCCAAGCTCGATGTTGATTTTGATGCAATTTATAACTACATTCGCACGCCAGACAAAAACGGTTTTGAACTTAATGAAGACCAACAAAGGGGTATTCTTACGTGCTTGCAAAATAATGTTTCAATCATTACCGGCGGCCCAGGCACCGGTAAAACAACACTGATTAAGAAATTTTTGGAAGTACTCGAAAATGATCATATCAAGTTCCGATTAGCCGCACCAACCGGCAGAGCCGCCAAGCGCATGTTTGAAGGAACCGGCCGCAACACAGAAACATTGCACCGACTTCTTGAATTTTCTCCAGCAACTATGGGCTTTGTCCGCAACGAGCAAAACGCACTTGATTTAAAGTTTTTAATTGTTGACGAAGCATCAATGATCGACGTTTTTTTAATGCACTCGATCATGCGCGCATTACCACAAAAAGCACATCTTGTTTTGCTGGGCGATATCGACCAATTACCATCAGTTGGCGCTGGTAACGTACTCAACGATATTATTGCATCAGAAAAAATACCCGTCGTAAGACTCACACAAATTTTTAGACAAGCGCAAGACAGTTTGATTATTGTTAATGCTCACCGCGTGAACCACGGCGAATTTCCAACATCAGCAATCCCTGGCTCTAAAAAAGATTTTGTTTTTTTAAAGCAAGAAGAACCTGAAGAAATCTTCCCTCTCTTGCGTACCATTTACACAACAAAGCTCCAAGAGCGCGGCATACACCCCGACAATACCGTTGTTTTAGTCCCTATGAATCGGGGGACGGTTGGCACCCAGCGCTTGAATCAAGAGCTACAAATGATTTTAAATCCAGGTTCTAACGAAGAAAAGGAAATCTCACGATTTGGACAAGTGTACAAAATTAACGATCGCGTCATGCAAATTCGTAACAATTACGACAAATTTATCTTTAACGGCGATATTGGCAAAATAACCGATATTGACAAAGTTAACCAAAAAATGATCGTTACGTTTGGCGAGCGTGCACTTGAATACGATTTTAGCGAACTCAACGAATTGGTTCTTGCATACGCAATCTCTATTCACAAAAGCCAAGGTTCAGAGTTTGACGCCGTCATTATCCCCATTTTTATGCAACACTTTATTTTATTGCAACGAAACTTGATTTATACCGCCATCACACGCGCAAAAAAATATTGTATTTTAGCGGGACAAACAAAAGCAATTGCAATGGGTATCAAAAACAACAAAGGCGTTGCCCGCAACACCTTTTTAAAAGAATTTCTCACCACAGATCTTGAAGCCCGCTAA
- a CDS encoding deoxynucleoside kinase, with protein MTHKKNKLILVLEGNIGAGKSTFLDVLRRNLDIDVIFEPTNKWQNVGASGNLLDLFYSDTPRWAYTFQSYAFISRVQTQQEHEERSADDKVHVIERSVYCDRYCFAKNCFESGLMSELEWQIYKEWFGWLVEKYTTRPSGFVYLQASPEICYQRLTKRNRSEETEIPLAYLQALHQRHEDWLIEKKDVIEGLKNVPVLTLDCNKDFEADLEQQQKHIQAVQDFIEKIGTVVPAMVTTFEVQENKEKNQEVKEQTSCEK; from the coding sequence ATGACGCACAAAAAAAACAAACTAATTCTAGTACTTGAGGGAAATATTGGCGCTGGGAAATCAACCTTTTTAGATGTTTTGCGTCGTAATCTTGATATTGATGTTATTTTTGAGCCAACGAATAAATGGCAAAATGTGGGTGCGTCTGGTAATTTGCTTGATCTTTTTTATAGCGATACCCCGCGCTGGGCATATACGTTTCAATCATATGCGTTTATTAGTCGCGTTCAAACACAGCAAGAGCACGAAGAGCGTTCGGCTGATGATAAAGTGCATGTTATTGAACGCTCGGTTTATTGCGATCGGTATTGTTTTGCCAAAAATTGTTTTGAATCAGGCCTGATGAGTGAGCTTGAATGGCAAATTTATAAAGAATGGTTTGGCTGGTTGGTAGAAAAATATACCACGAGACCAAGTGGTTTTGTCTATTTGCAAGCAAGTCCTGAAATTTGTTATCAACGTTTGACTAAGCGTAATCGTTCAGAAGAGACAGAAATTCCATTGGCCTACCTGCAGGCTCTGCACCAACGCCATGAAGATTGGCTGATTGAAAAGAAAGATGTGATCGAGGGGCTAAAAAATGTGCCGGTATTAACACTTGATTGTAATAAAGACTTTGAAGCTGATCTTGAACAACAACAAAAACATATTCAAGCGGTTCAAGATTTTATAGAAAAAATTGGTACGGTGGTGCCAGCAATGGTAACGACCTTTGAAGTACAAGAAAATAAAGAGAAAAATCAAGAGGTAAAAGAGCAGACTTCTTGCGAGAAATAA
- the atpE gene encoding ATP synthase F0 subunit C, producing the protein MTDTNWVPIAAYIAAGLCMGIGTLGPSLGQGFIGGKACESIGKKPESANVVFRTMVIALAFVESTAIYALVISLILLFYVGK; encoded by the coding sequence ATGACTGATACAAATTGGGTGCCAATAGCTGCGTACATAGCTGCAGGGTTGTGCATGGGAATCGGTACATTGGGGCCATCGCTTGGGCAAGGGTTCATTGGCGGCAAAGCATGTGAGAGCATCGGTAAAAAGCCTGAAAGTGCTAACGTTGTTTTTCGTACGATGGTTATTGCTTTGGCGTTTGTAGAATCAACAGCGATTTACGCATTAGTTATTTCTCTCATCCTCTTATTTTATGTTGGCAAATAA
- the atpH gene encoding ATP synthase F1 subunit delta, producing MIVKSESLAKKYAEALMNLYQDLLDDRCYQSLLVLESFFKKHKYICVYLDIPTISDEVKELMLKKILETLNICKTIVRLIKPLLKHRRIEMIYDIVCQVIRLYRIRKNMLLFEVTTSHELTDQEQHDVITTLEKIPNVKKVEVTFLVDVALVCGIKVKGETLLWESSVTQHLENVKRSVLRRVRLW from the coding sequence ATGATTGTAAAAAGTGAATCTCTTGCTAAAAAATATGCGGAAGCATTGATGAATTTGTATCAAGATCTTCTTGATGATAGATGTTATCAAAGCTTGCTAGTATTAGAGTCATTTTTTAAAAAACATAAGTATATTTGTGTTTATTTAGACATCCCAACGATTAGTGATGAAGTTAAAGAGCTGATGCTCAAAAAAATCTTAGAAACCCTCAATATTTGTAAAACCATTGTACGTTTAATTAAGCCGTTGCTGAAACATCGGCGCATTGAAATGATTTACGATATTGTCTGTCAGGTAATCCGGTTGTATCGCATCCGTAAAAATATGTTACTCTTTGAAGTAACAACATCCCATGAGTTAACAGATCAAGAACAACATGATGTGATTACAACATTAGAAAAAATTCCCAACGTCAAAAAGGTGGAGGTTACCTTTCTCGTTGATGTTGCATTAGTGTGTGGTATCAAAGTAAAAGGTGAAACGCTTTTGTGGGAAAGTTCAGTTACGCAACATTTAGAAAATGTAAAACGTTCAGTGCTTCGACGAGTGAGACTATGGTAG
- a CDS encoding F0F1 ATP synthase subunit alpha, with amino-acid sequence MVERDTDIISILEKSLSDKPQEKLEEIGTVIKVGDGICKVYGLTSAIFGEFIRFENGGKGIILDLDEDYVSVVLLDSSNMVIEREVAYRTGSVFCIPVGEALVGRVINARGMPLDAYGEIKAEKEMPVEHAVAGIAQRSPVNRSMETGIVVADSLIPIGRGQRELIIGNRGTGKTAIAIDTILHQKGNNVICIYVSIGNKQSSTAKIIYEFEKHGAFEYCIVVNADAKESALNQFLAPYSGCTIGEYFMSKGKDVLIVYDDLSAHAIAYRELSLLLRRPPGREAYPGDIFYIHSRLLERAGQLSVEQGGGSLTALPIIQTQGDDISAYIPTNLISITDGQIFLDTSLFNSGMRPAVNVGLSVSRVGGSAQTKAIKKVAGTLKLDLAQYNELLAFAQFGSELDRASRRILDRGRRATELLKQDEHVTYSFVDQVLFLFLLKEGFLDKLTIEYVKQFAQQFVSYVHGTSQSLYEHIQLTKELSDDDAAELRKAAEEFGLIFSE; translated from the coding sequence ATGGTAGAAAGAGATACGGATATAATTTCTATTCTTGAGAAATCATTAAGTGATAAACCGCAAGAAAAATTAGAAGAAATTGGGACGGTTATCAAAGTTGGTGATGGTATTTGTAAGGTGTATGGACTGACAAGTGCTATTTTTGGCGAATTTATACGATTTGAAAATGGTGGCAAGGGAATCATTCTAGATTTGGATGAAGATTACGTTTCCGTTGTTTTGCTTGATAGCAGCAATATGGTTATTGAGCGAGAAGTTGCTTACCGTACTGGTTCTGTTTTTTGTATTCCTGTAGGCGAAGCGCTTGTTGGGCGTGTTATTAATGCTCGCGGCATGCCGCTTGATGCGTATGGCGAAATAAAGGCAGAAAAAGAGATGCCAGTTGAGCATGCGGTTGCTGGTATTGCCCAGCGCAGCCCCGTAAACCGGTCGATGGAAACAGGTATTGTGGTTGCCGATAGTTTAATTCCCATCGGCCGTGGTCAGCGAGAACTGATTATTGGCAACCGAGGAACCGGCAAGACGGCTATTGCTATTGATACCATTTTGCATCAAAAGGGTAATAACGTTATCTGTATTTATGTTTCGATTGGGAATAAACAATCGAGTACGGCAAAAATTATTTATGAATTTGAAAAACATGGCGCGTTTGAATATTGCATTGTGGTGAATGCCGACGCTAAAGAGTCTGCGTTAAACCAATTTTTAGCGCCGTATTCTGGTTGCACCATCGGTGAATATTTTATGAGTAAAGGCAAGGACGTTTTGATTGTTTATGACGATTTAAGCGCGCATGCGATTGCGTATCGTGAGTTATCGTTGTTGTTGCGTCGTCCGCCGGGGCGCGAAGCGTATCCTGGGGATATTTTTTATATCCATTCACGTCTTCTTGAACGTGCAGGCCAGCTTTCTGTAGAACAAGGTGGCGGGTCGTTGACGGCGTTGCCAATTATTCAAACTCAGGGTGATGATATTTCTGCTTATATTCCGACCAATCTTATTTCAATAACGGATGGTCAAATTTTTCTTGATACCAGTTTGTTTAATAGTGGGATGCGTCCAGCAGTAAATGTTGGCTTATCGGTATCTCGCGTTGGTGGTTCTGCGCAAACAAAAGCTATTAAAAAAGTAGCGGGTACGCTTAAACTTGATTTGGCACAATATAATGAGTTGTTGGCATTTGCGCAGTTTGGTTCAGAACTTGACCGTGCAAGTCGGCGCATTCTTGACCGTGGTCGGCGTGCGACTGAGTTATTAAAGCAGGACGAGCATGTAACTTATTCATTTGTTGATCAAGTTCTTTTCTTGTTTCTTTTGAAAGAAGGCTTTTTGGATAAACTGACGATAGAATATGTCAAACAGTTTGCCCAACAATTTGTGAGTTATGTTCACGGAACTAGTCAGTCGTTGTATGAGCATATTCAGTTGACTAAAGAATTGTCCGACGATGATGCTGCTGAATTACGAAAAGCTGCAGAAGAATTTGGATTAATTTTTTCTGAATAA